In Nocardioides faecalis, the following proteins share a genomic window:
- a CDS encoding DUF4350 domain-containing protein, whose product MSALGTAGTQTGTGSQTPSGGAVRRWLRRWGPIVLALVLALGAALWTARGGERWPDPLDPRNPGPQGSQALAEVLAELGVEVDVVRSADALDEAEVDAATTVVTTRTEALAPSTYDRLREAARPGHLVVVDPDPALTESLDLRARRGTGSASATGCAPSLADLRLDVDTHTSFTGPDVADRCFITADGAVLVELDAGDGDGDDSGEDAAGGRVSVFGAGEAFSNDQVLRGDNAAIGLRLLGGTERLVWYVPDPADATAAEAPTLTSLLPEWIGPGLWLGAIALLAVIGWRFRRLGPLSTEPLPVVVRAVETAHSRGRLYRRSGDLAHSAAILRRAARADLAERLRLDPHADAAAVAEAAAREVGRPAADLLALLDESTPPSSERDLVRLAESLTRWRREVRRR is encoded by the coding sequence ATGAGCGCGCTAGGAACCGCCGGCACGCAGACCGGCACCGGCTCGCAGACCCCCTCCGGCGGCGCCGTACGCCGTTGGCTGCGCCGGTGGGGACCGATCGTGCTGGCCCTCGTGCTCGCCCTCGGTGCGGCGCTGTGGACCGCCCGCGGCGGCGAGCGCTGGCCGGACCCCCTGGACCCCCGCAACCCCGGCCCCCAGGGCAGCCAGGCGCTCGCCGAGGTGCTCGCCGAGCTCGGCGTCGAGGTGGACGTGGTCCGCTCCGCCGATGCTCTCGACGAGGCCGAGGTGGACGCGGCCACGACCGTGGTGACCACGCGCACCGAGGCGCTGGCACCGAGCACCTACGACCGGCTCCGTGAGGCCGCCAGGCCCGGGCACCTGGTGGTCGTCGACCCCGACCCCGCCCTGACCGAGTCCCTCGACCTGCGCGCGCGGCGCGGCACCGGGTCGGCGTCGGCCACCGGCTGCGCGCCGAGCCTCGCCGACCTGCGCCTGGACGTCGACACCCACACCTCCTTCACCGGTCCCGACGTCGCCGACCGCTGCTTCATCACCGCCGACGGCGCCGTGCTCGTCGAGCTGGATGCCGGCGACGGGGACGGCGACGACAGCGGTGAGGACGCCGCGGGTGGCCGGGTGAGCGTGTTCGGCGCCGGGGAGGCGTTCAGCAACGACCAGGTGCTGCGCGGTGACAACGCCGCCATCGGACTGCGGCTGCTCGGCGGCACCGAGCGGCTGGTCTGGTACGTGCCGGACCCCGCGGACGCGACGGCGGCCGAGGCGCCCACGCTGACCTCGCTGCTGCCGGAGTGGATCGGCCCCGGCCTCTGGCTCGGTGCGATCGCGCTGCTGGCCGTGATCGGTTGGCGGTTCCGCCGCCTCGGGCCGTTGAGCACGGAGCCGTTGCCCGTCGTCGTACGCGCGGTGGAGACGGCGCACAGCCGCGGGCGGCTCTACCGGCGCAGCGGCGACCTCGCGCACTCCGCCGCGATCCTGCGCCGAGCGGCGCGCGCCGACCTCGCCGAGCGGCTGCGTCTCGACCCGCACGCGGACGCCGCCGCCGTGGCCGAGGCCGCCGCCCGGGAGGTCGGCCGTCCCGCCGCCGATCTCCTCGCCCTGCTCGACGAGAGCACCCCACCGTCCAGCGAGCGGGACCTGGTCCGGCTCGCCGAGTCGCTCACCCGATGGAGAAGAGAGGTACGACGCCGATGA
- a CDS encoding DUF4129 domain-containing protein — translation MHAVLRGLLEPPLDPSGDEARHELRRELVKPEYQDTDVLDRLVRWLERLVGDGVDVAAGSRPLSVAVAVLVALALVAVVLLLVSRARGAARSGTRAAAVLGAETLSADELRARAEQALAAGATDEAVVEAFRAIAVRQIERGRIEDIPQATAHELAAALAAVFGTHARAIRDSADLFDAVRYGDHPADTAQARALLALDDTLAAHRPDRFGALDDPAGAVPR, via the coding sequence GTGCACGCCGTGCTCCGCGGGCTCCTCGAGCCGCCGCTCGACCCGAGCGGTGACGAGGCGCGCCACGAGCTGCGCCGCGAGCTGGTGAAGCCGGAGTACCAGGACACCGACGTGCTCGACCGGCTGGTGCGCTGGCTGGAGCGGCTGGTGGGCGACGGCGTGGACGTCGCCGCCGGCTCCCGGCCGCTCAGCGTCGCGGTAGCGGTGCTCGTCGCCCTCGCCCTGGTCGCGGTCGTCCTGCTCCTGGTGAGCCGCGCCCGTGGTGCCGCACGGTCGGGGACCCGCGCCGCGGCCGTGCTGGGGGCCGAGACGCTGAGCGCCGACGAGCTGCGGGCCCGGGCGGAGCAGGCGCTCGCCGCCGGCGCCACCGACGAGGCGGTCGTCGAGGCGTTCCGGGCGATCGCGGTGCGCCAGATCGAACGCGGCCGGATCGAGGACATCCCGCAGGCCACCGCGCACGAGCTCGCCGCCGCCCTCGCCGCGGTGTTCGGCACGCACGCCCGCGCCATCCGCGACAGCGCGGACCTCTTCGACGCCGTCCGCTACGGCGACCACCCGGCCGACACGGCCCAGGCGCGTGCACTGCTCGCCCTCGACGACACCCTCGCCGCGCACCGGCCCGACCGCTTCGGCGCCCTCGACGACCCAGCGGGGGCGGTGCCGCGATGA
- a CDS encoding DUF559 domain-containing protein: protein MSSSRSQATAPPALPSTPVTAGHLRELGITRSTLRRMVREGVVRHVTRDVYVAADLEDSVELRCRAIARVVRPHQVVCDRTAAWLWGVDAFAYGELDDPPIETAALRGSTPCRRAAVQGHTRDLSPDDVCTVAGVRLTTPLRTALDLGCTLHRREALAALDAFRRLHGLSLGLLSTACTRYARRRGVVQLRELIALSDPLAESARESWTRLAILDAGLPAPELQVWVHVDGVPRYRLDLAYRRRRVAIEYDGWEAHHRDPEQREHDDERRRWLREQGWTVVVVRAGDFTGAGLDRWLAALREALGTSYSSRRRLERGRSVA from the coding sequence ATGTCGTCCTCCCGCTCACAAGCCACCGCCCCGCCTGCCCTGCCCAGCACCCCGGTCACTGCCGGGCACCTGCGCGAGCTCGGCATCACCAGGAGCACTCTGCGCCGCATGGTGCGTGAGGGCGTCGTACGGCACGTCACCCGTGACGTGTACGTCGCCGCCGACCTCGAGGACAGCGTCGAGCTGCGCTGCCGGGCGATCGCGCGCGTCGTCCGCCCGCACCAGGTGGTCTGCGACCGCACCGCGGCGTGGCTGTGGGGCGTCGACGCCTTCGCGTACGGCGAGCTCGACGACCCGCCGATCGAGACGGCGGCGCTGCGCGGCAGCACCCCGTGCCGGCGCGCGGCCGTCCAGGGGCACACGCGCGACCTGTCCCCGGACGACGTCTGCACCGTCGCCGGGGTCCGGCTCACCACACCCCTGCGCACCGCGCTCGACCTCGGCTGCACGCTCCACCGACGCGAGGCCCTGGCCGCGCTGGACGCGTTCCGCCGCCTGCACGGCCTGTCGCTCGGGCTGTTGAGCACGGCGTGCACCCGGTACGCCCGACGCCGCGGCGTCGTCCAGCTCCGCGAGCTGATCGCGTTGTCCGACCCGCTCGCGGAGTCTGCACGCGAGTCGTGGACGCGGCTGGCGATCCTCGACGCCGGCCTGCCGGCGCCCGAGCTCCAGGTGTGGGTCCACGTGGACGGGGTGCCGCGCTACCGGCTCGACCTCGCCTACCGGCGACGCCGCGTGGCGATCGAGTACGACGGCTGGGAGGCCCACCACCGCGACCCCGAGCAGCGTGAGCACGACGACGAGCGCCGTCGGTGGCTGCGCGAGCAGGGGTGGACCGTCGTCGTGGTGCGTGCCGGCGACTTCACCGGCGCGGGGCTCGATCGATGGCTGGCCGCGCTGCGCGAGGCGCTGGGCACGTCGTACTCCTCCAGGCGGAGGCTGGAGCGCGGCCGCAGCGTCGCGTGA
- a CDS encoding BMP family lipoprotein, with translation MASAALAACGDAPDEGKGGSAKKNDFLPCVLSDAGGFNDKSFNQLSYEGVKEAAEELNSEFKEFESKNENDYAGALENFVAQGCDTIVTVGFALSAATVKSAKENPEIEYILIDDAADNDFDGKKDADNIKPILYDTAQAAFLAGYAAADYSKTGVVGTFGGQPFPTVTIFMDGFKQGVEYYNKVKGKNVKVVGWQGNDKGVFTGGFDANEKATNTAKQILEADADVILPVGGPIYQGALTAIADSGKDVALVGVDADFFETDPNTKDVVLTSILKNMKISTKEAVLAAGEDKFDAESYVGTLENDGVGLAPFHNFESKISDSLAAELDDVKAKIVDGTIPVTSYLKKN, from the coding sequence ATGGCGAGCGCGGCGCTCGCGGCCTGCGGCGACGCCCCGGACGAGGGCAAGGGGGGCAGCGCGAAGAAGAACGACTTCCTCCCCTGCGTCCTGTCCGACGCCGGCGGCTTCAACGACAAGTCGTTCAACCAGCTCAGCTACGAGGGTGTCAAGGAGGCCGCCGAGGAGCTCAACTCCGAGTTCAAGGAGTTCGAGTCCAAGAACGAGAACGACTACGCCGGTGCGCTCGAGAACTTCGTGGCCCAGGGCTGCGACACGATCGTGACCGTCGGCTTCGCGCTCTCCGCGGCCACCGTGAAGTCGGCCAAGGAGAACCCGGAGATCGAGTACATCCTGATCGACGACGCCGCGGACAACGACTTCGACGGCAAGAAGGACGCCGACAACATCAAGCCGATCCTGTACGACACCGCGCAGGCCGCGTTCCTGGCCGGCTACGCCGCGGCGGACTACTCCAAGACCGGCGTCGTGGGCACCTTCGGCGGCCAGCCCTTCCCGACCGTGACCATCTTCATGGACGGCTTCAAGCAGGGCGTGGAGTACTACAACAAGGTGAAGGGGAAGAACGTCAAGGTCGTCGGCTGGCAGGGCAACGACAAGGGCGTCTTCACCGGCGGCTTCGACGCCAACGAGAAGGCGACGAACACCGCCAAGCAGATCCTCGAGGCCGACGCCGACGTGATCCTGCCGGTCGGTGGCCCGATCTACCAGGGTGCGCTGACGGCCATCGCCGACTCCGGCAAGGACGTCGCCCTCGTGGGCGTCGACGCCGACTTCTTCGAGACCGACCCGAACACCAAGGACGTGGTGCTCACCTCGATCCTGAAGAACATGAAGATCTCCACCAAGGAGGCCGTCCTGGCCGCCGGTGAGGACAAGTTCGACGCCGAGTCCTACGTCGGCACCCTCGAGAACGACGGGGTCGGCCTCGCGCCGTTCCACAACTTCGAGTCCAAGATCTCCGACAGCCTGGCTGCCGAGCTCGACGACGTGAAGGCGAAGATCGTCGACGGCACCATCCCGGTGACTTCGTACCTGAAGAAGAACTGA
- a CDS encoding cytidine deaminase translates to MVDWDSLQAAARDVAARAYAPYSGYRVGAAALADDGRLLVGCNVENAGYGVTLCAECGLVSSLHATGGGRLTHFVCVNGEGEVIMPCGRCRQLLWEAGGAALQVLTPKGVLGMEEVLPQAFGPQDLEAVAEAGGA, encoded by the coding sequence ATGGTCGACTGGGACTCCCTGCAAGCCGCGGCCCGCGACGTCGCGGCCCGCGCCTACGCCCCCTACTCCGGCTACCGTGTCGGCGCTGCCGCGCTCGCCGACGACGGCCGGCTGCTCGTCGGCTGCAACGTCGAGAACGCCGGGTACGGCGTCACGCTGTGCGCCGAGTGCGGACTGGTCTCCTCGCTGCACGCCACGGGTGGCGGTCGGCTCACGCACTTCGTGTGCGTCAACGGCGAGGGCGAGGTGATCATGCCCTGCGGACGCTGCCGCCAGCTGCTGTGGGAGGCCGGCGGTGCGGCCCTGCAGGTGCTCACCCCGAAGGGCGTGCTGGGCATGGAGGAGGTGCTGCCGCAGGCGTTCGGGCCCCAGGACCTGGAAGCGGTCGCGGAGGCGGGCGGCGCGTAG
- a CDS encoding adenosine deaminase, which produces MSTTSTPSPEDLRTAPKVLLHDHLDGGLRPATIVELAAGVGHALPETNAESLAAWFAEAADSGSLERYLETFAHTVGVMQTAEAITRVARECVEDLAADGVVYAEVRYAPELHVEGGLDLEEVVAAVQQGFAEGMAAAGGRIEVRHLLTAMRQAARAMEIAELATAWRDKGVVGFDIAGPEAGYPPTRFLDAFEYLQRENAHFTIHAGEGFGLPSIWEAVQWCGADRLGHGVRIVDDIEVDASGTPRLGRLASYVRDKRIPLEMCPSSNIQTGAAPSFAEHPIGLLASLRFRVTVNTDNRLMSRTTLSNEFAILAETFGYGWAEMEWLTVNAMKSAFIPYDERYRLITETIKPWYAARMDHDAR; this is translated from the coding sequence ATGTCGACGACGAGCACGCCGAGCCCGGAGGACCTCCGGACGGCCCCCAAGGTCCTGCTGCACGACCACCTGGACGGAGGGCTGCGTCCGGCCACGATCGTGGAGCTCGCCGCGGGCGTCGGTCACGCGCTGCCCGAGACGAACGCCGAGTCCCTGGCCGCGTGGTTCGCCGAGGCCGCGGACTCGGGCTCGCTGGAGCGCTACCTGGAGACGTTCGCCCACACGGTCGGGGTGATGCAGACCGCGGAGGCGATCACCCGGGTGGCACGGGAGTGCGTGGAGGACCTGGCCGCGGACGGTGTCGTGTACGCCGAGGTCCGCTACGCCCCCGAGCTGCACGTCGAGGGCGGGCTCGACCTCGAGGAGGTCGTCGCCGCGGTGCAGCAGGGCTTCGCGGAGGGCATGGCCGCCGCGGGCGGCCGGATCGAGGTGCGGCACCTGCTGACCGCGATGCGTCAGGCCGCCCGGGCGATGGAGATCGCCGAGCTGGCCACCGCGTGGCGCGACAAGGGAGTGGTCGGCTTCGACATCGCCGGCCCGGAGGCCGGCTACCCGCCCACCCGCTTCCTCGACGCCTTCGAGTACCTGCAGCGCGAGAACGCACATTTCACGATCCACGCCGGTGAGGGCTTCGGCCTGCCCTCGATCTGGGAGGCCGTGCAGTGGTGCGGCGCGGACCGCCTGGGCCACGGGGTGCGGATCGTCGACGACATCGAGGTCGACGCCTCCGGCACGCCGCGCCTGGGTCGGCTGGCCAGCTACGTGCGCGACAAGCGCATCCCGCTGGAGATGTGTCCGTCCTCGAACATCCAGACCGGTGCCGCCCCGTCGTTCGCCGAGCACCCGATCGGGCTGCTGGCCTCGCTGCGCTTCCGGGTCACCGTCAACACCGACAACCGGTTGATGAGCCGTACGACGCTGAGCAACGAGTTCGCGATCCTGGCCGAGACGTTCGGCTACGGCTGGGCGGAGATGGAGTGGCTGACGGTGAACGCGATGAAGTCCGCGTTCATCCCCTACGACGAGCGCTACCGGCTGATCACCGAGACCATCAAGCCCTGGTACGCCGCCCGGATGGACCACGACGCCCGCTGA
- a CDS encoding AAA family ATPase: protein MTARVIVLAGPSGAGKSRLAERLHRAHGWPTLRLDDFYRDADEPGLPLIAEGPNAGIVDWDDPATWRRDDAVAALRSLCRTGVADLPVYSISESRATGTQHLDLRGATRFCAEGIFAAEVVEQCRREGLLEAAYCITQHPLLTFWRRLARDLREHRKPPLVLVRRGLALARAQRRVVRRATAAGCRVATGEQAFTELGGPEDDHALAG, encoded by the coding sequence ATGACCGCTCGGGTGATCGTCCTGGCCGGCCCCTCCGGCGCGGGCAAGTCCCGGCTCGCCGAACGCCTGCACCGCGCCCACGGCTGGCCCACCCTGCGTCTGGACGACTTCTACCGCGACGCCGACGAGCCCGGTCTGCCGCTGATCGCCGAGGGCCCCAACGCGGGCATCGTCGACTGGGACGACCCGGCCACCTGGCGCCGCGACGACGCGGTGGCCGCGCTGCGCTCCCTGTGCCGCACCGGCGTCGCCGACCTGCCGGTCTACTCGATCTCCGAGAGCCGCGCGACCGGGACCCAGCACCTCGACCTGCGCGGCGCCACCCGGTTCTGCGCCGAGGGCATCTTCGCCGCCGAGGTCGTCGAGCAGTGCCGGCGCGAGGGGCTGCTCGAGGCGGCGTACTGCATCACCCAGCATCCCCTCCTCACGTTCTGGCGGCGGCTGGCCCGCGACCTGCGCGAGCACCGCAAGCCGCCGTTGGTGCTGGTGCGGCGCGGGCTCGCCCTGGCCCGTGCGCAGCGCCGGGTGGTGCGGCGTGCGACCGCCGCCGGGTGCCGGGTCGCCACCGGTGAGCAGGCCTTCACCGAGCTGGGCGGCCCGGAGGACGACCATGCGCTGGCCGGCTGA
- a CDS encoding DUF58 domain-containing protein has translation MVISGRVPLLLALGLVGVLLRPSPSTVLLWVLGVAVLTGLDLLLAPSPAAVGLTRREPGTVRLGDPAQAGLVLRNDTRRTVHLQVRDAWQPSAGAHDNRHRLHLRAGDVARLRTPLLPRRRGDLAAAGVTVRTWGPLGLAARQRTYDVPGTVRALPPFDSRKHLPSRLARLRELDGRAAVRVRGAGTEFDSLREYVRGDDVRSIDWRASARTPQVVVRTWQPERDRRVVLVLDTSRTSAGRVARVAGADETDGMPRLDAAMDAALLLAALASRAGDRVDLVAGDRRVRALQRLHGSRDVAARMQEQMAGLEPVLAEADWDALAGAVQGLGRQRALVVLLTALEPSAVAEGLLPVLPVLTRHHRVVLASVRDPDLSRLAEVAEHDAGIEEVHAAAAAEHELDRRRRMGEVLGRLGVDVVDADADALPPALADHYLMLKAQGLL, from the coding sequence GTGGTGATCTCCGGGCGGGTGCCGCTGCTGCTGGCCCTCGGGCTGGTCGGCGTCCTGCTGCGCCCGAGCCCGAGCACCGTGCTGCTGTGGGTGCTGGGCGTGGCGGTGCTGACCGGTCTCGACCTGCTGCTCGCCCCCTCGCCGGCCGCGGTCGGCCTCACCCGTCGCGAGCCCGGCACGGTGCGCCTCGGCGACCCGGCCCAGGCCGGTCTGGTGCTGCGCAACGACACCCGACGGACCGTGCACCTGCAGGTCCGCGACGCCTGGCAGCCCTCCGCCGGGGCCCACGACAACCGGCACCGGCTGCACCTGCGCGCCGGTGACGTGGCCCGGCTGAGGACCCCGCTGCTGCCGCGGCGCCGCGGCGACCTGGCCGCGGCCGGCGTCACCGTGCGCACCTGGGGACCGCTCGGCCTGGCCGCCCGCCAGCGCACGTACGACGTCCCCGGCACCGTGCGCGCGCTGCCGCCCTTCGACTCCCGCAAGCACCTGCCCTCCCGGCTGGCGCGGCTGCGCGAGCTCGACGGCCGGGCGGCCGTGCGCGTGCGCGGCGCCGGCACGGAGTTCGACTCGCTGCGCGAGTACGTGCGGGGCGACGACGTCCGCTCGATCGACTGGCGGGCCTCGGCGCGCACCCCCCAGGTCGTGGTGCGGACCTGGCAGCCGGAGCGGGACCGCCGCGTGGTGCTTGTGCTGGACACCTCCCGGACCTCCGCGGGCCGCGTCGCCCGGGTGGCCGGTGCGGACGAGACCGACGGCATGCCGCGCCTGGATGCGGCGATGGACGCTGCGCTGCTGCTCGCTGCGCTCGCCTCCCGGGCTGGGGACCGGGTCGACCTGGTGGCGGGCGACCGCCGGGTCCGGGCGCTGCAGCGGCTGCACGGCAGCCGCGACGTCGCCGCCCGGATGCAGGAGCAGATGGCCGGGCTGGAGCCCGTGCTGGCCGAGGCGGACTGGGACGCCCTCGCCGGTGCCGTGCAGGGCCTGGGCCGGCAGCGGGCGCTCGTCGTGCTGCTGACGGCGCTCGAGCCCTCCGCCGTCGCCGAGGGCCTGCTGCCCGTGCTGCCGGTGCTGACCCGGCACCACCGCGTCGTCCTCGCCTCGGTGCGCGACCCCGACCTGAGCCGCCTCGCCGAGGTGGCCGAGCACGATGCGGGCATCGAGGAGGTGCACGCCGCCGCGGCCGCCGAGCACGAGCTGGACCGGCGCCGCCGGATGGGCGAGGTGCTCGGCCGCCTCGGCGTCGACGTCGTCGACGCGGACGCCGACGCGCTGCCCCCGGCGCTGGCCGACCACTACCTGATGCTCAAGGCGCAGGGCCTGCTGTGA
- a CDS encoding AAA family ATPase, giving the protein MTSHEDAPVPTDAVPTDAVPTEDTPPAYPPPPATARAATGAPAPIRTARTGAPGTEHADDALLRERLLAVRQEVAKAVVGQDAAVSGLLVALLCGGHVLMEGVPGTAKTLLVRTLAASLSVQTRRVQFTPDLMPGDITGSLVIEAGGGELTFREGPIFTNLLLADEINRTPPKTQSALLEAMEEGQVSADGVTRPLPRPFLVAATQNPVEFEGTYPLPEAQLDRFLLKVVLPVPPREDEITVLTRHAQGFDPRDVAGAGVRAVASAADIEAAQVAVRRVQVSPEVSAYIVDIARATRTSPSLSLGVSPRGATALLRAARAWAWLSGRDFVTPDDVKALAHATLVHRLGLRPEAELEGVDVSQVLASALASVPVPR; this is encoded by the coding sequence ATGACCTCGCACGAGGACGCACCAGTGCCGACCGACGCAGTGCCGACCGACGCAGTGCCGACCGAGGACACTCCCCCGGCCTACCCGCCGCCGCCTGCCACTGCCCGGGCGGCGACCGGCGCCCCCGCACCGATCCGCACCGCGCGGACCGGCGCTCCCGGGACGGAGCACGCCGACGACGCGCTGCTGCGCGAGCGGCTGCTCGCGGTGCGCCAGGAGGTGGCGAAGGCGGTGGTCGGGCAGGACGCGGCCGTCTCCGGCCTGCTGGTGGCGCTGCTGTGCGGCGGGCACGTGCTGATGGAGGGCGTGCCTGGCACCGCGAAGACGCTGTTGGTGCGCACGCTCGCAGCGAGCCTGTCGGTGCAGACCCGCCGGGTGCAGTTCACCCCGGACCTGATGCCCGGCGACATCACCGGCTCGCTGGTGATCGAGGCCGGCGGCGGCGAGCTGACGTTCCGCGAGGGCCCCATCTTCACCAACCTGCTGCTCGCCGACGAGATCAACCGGACGCCCCCGAAGACGCAGTCCGCGCTGCTGGAGGCGATGGAGGAGGGCCAGGTCTCCGCCGACGGGGTCACCCGGCCGCTGCCGCGGCCGTTCCTGGTCGCCGCCACGCAGAACCCGGTGGAGTTCGAGGGCACCTACCCGTTGCCGGAGGCCCAGCTGGACCGCTTCCTGCTCAAGGTCGTGCTGCCCGTGCCGCCGCGCGAGGACGAGATCACCGTGCTGACCCGGCACGCCCAGGGGTTCGACCCGCGCGACGTCGCCGGTGCGGGCGTGCGGGCGGTCGCCAGCGCCGCCGACATCGAGGCCGCCCAGGTCGCCGTACGACGGGTGCAGGTCTCGCCGGAGGTGTCGGCGTACATCGTCGACATCGCCCGCGCCACGCGGACCTCGCCGTCGCTGTCGCTGGGGGTGAGCCCGCGCGGGGCGACCGCGCTGCTGCGCGCCGCCCGGGCCTGGGCGTGGCTCTCGGGCCGCGACTTCGTCACCCCCGACGACGTCAAGGCGCTCGCGCACGCCACGCTCGTGCACCGGCTCGGGCTGCGCCCCGAGGCCGAGCTCGAGGGGGTCGACGTCTCCCAGGTGCTGGCCTCGGCGCTCGCCTCCGTCCCGGTCCCCCGCTGA
- a CDS encoding thymidine phosphorylase, whose protein sequence is MRAGKHDVIEVIHAKRDGGVLSTSQIDWVIDAYTRGDVADEQMAALAMAILLNGMDRREIADWTAAMIASGERMDFSSLTRPTADKHSTGGVGDKITLPLAPLVAACGVAVPQLSGRGLGHTGGTLDKLEAVPGWRAQLSNDEMLAQLDSLGAVICAAGDGLAPADKKLYALRDVTGTVEAIPLIASSIMSKKIAEGTGALVLDVKVGSGAFMKSLDDARELAEVMVALGKDAGVATVALLTDMETPLGRTAGNAIEVAESVEVLAGGGPADVVELTVALAREMLAAAGRDDIDPADKLADGSAMDVWRAMISAQGGDPDAPLPVAKESHVVTATADGVLTRLDAMAVGMTAWRLGAGRARKEDPVQAGAGVVWHARPGDTVRAGEPLFTLHTDTPERFDRALATLEDGYDVAAPGTSYDARPLIIDRLA, encoded by the coding sequence ATGCGGGCAGGGAAGCACGACGTCATCGAGGTCATCCACGCCAAGCGGGACGGCGGGGTGCTCAGCACCAGCCAGATCGACTGGGTGATCGACGCCTACACCCGCGGTGACGTCGCCGACGAGCAGATGGCGGCGCTGGCGATGGCGATCCTGCTCAACGGCATGGACCGGCGCGAGATCGCCGACTGGACCGCGGCGATGATCGCCTCGGGCGAGCGGATGGACTTCTCCTCGCTGACCCGTCCCACCGCCGACAAGCACTCCACCGGCGGCGTCGGCGACAAGATCACCCTGCCGCTCGCGCCGCTCGTCGCGGCCTGCGGCGTCGCCGTGCCGCAGCTCTCCGGGCGCGGGCTGGGCCACACCGGCGGCACGCTCGACAAGCTCGAGGCCGTCCCCGGCTGGCGCGCGCAGCTGTCCAACGACGAGATGCTCGCCCAGCTGGACTCCCTCGGCGCGGTCATCTGCGCCGCCGGCGACGGCCTGGCGCCCGCCGACAAGAAGCTCTACGCACTGCGCGACGTCACCGGCACCGTGGAGGCGATCCCGCTGATCGCCTCCTCGATCATGAGCAAGAAGATCGCCGAGGGCACCGGTGCGCTGGTGCTCGACGTCAAGGTCGGCTCGGGGGCGTTCATGAAGTCCCTCGACGACGCCCGCGAGCTCGCCGAGGTGATGGTCGCCCTGGGCAAGGACGCCGGCGTCGCCACGGTCGCGCTGCTCACCGACATGGAGACCCCGCTCGGGCGCACCGCAGGCAACGCGATCGAGGTCGCCGAGTCCGTCGAGGTGCTCGCCGGAGGCGGGCCCGCCGACGTCGTCGAGCTCACCGTCGCCCTGGCCCGCGAGATGCTCGCCGCCGCCGGCCGCGACGACATCGACCCCGCCGACAAGCTCGCCGACGGCTCCGCCATGGACGTGTGGCGCGCGATGATCTCCGCCCAGGGCGGAGACCCCGACGCGCCGCTGCCCGTGGCGAAGGAGAGCCACGTCGTGACGGCCACCGCCGACGGCGTGCTCACCCGCCTCGACGCGATGGCGGTGGGCATGACCGCTTGGCGCCTCGGTGCCGGCCGGGCCCGCAAGGAGGACCCGGTGCAGGCCGGCGCCGGTGTGGTCTGGCACGCCCGCCCCGGTGACACGGTGCGCGCCGGCGAGCCGCTGTTCACCCTGCACACCGACACCCCCGAGCGCTTCGACCGCGCCCTCGCCACGCTCGAGGACGGCTACGACGTCGCCGCCCCCGGGACGTCGTACGACGCGCGGCCGCTGATCATCGACCGCCTCGCCTGA